The following proteins are encoded in a genomic region of Triticum dicoccoides isolate Atlit2015 ecotype Zavitan chromosome 1B, WEW_v2.0, whole genome shotgun sequence:
- the LOC119348907 gene encoding uncharacterized protein LOC119348907: protein MIKMEKIAVLGRGSWRRHASPSESLNDLIQASYELIGVFISGRSCFAVLFSSILGQVQLAAIIACIVLSSLRLKRQDYVDQQNQGNDDHKNIRWSLNIFYALVLSQCILYFLTGILANPLKRICVVCMKYKLGIWGFLALSRYLQACVLKCINGDLREAVNMDLVSFAKQLLNSDPLDDQLLGIRILDHLLRSREDQDERYKEKVLTKIRSSLDTIEKAVYMMGLDREVEQDTRGHAARILLELAPGLQVESFPGIFQAISSLLSARKTKTSGSSSNSTCASKELKLLGVDILDKLLTNPENCAEVKNAKNLLSKIIHITSCQDEKLDSDIDKKIVENSLEVLSKLVSTVGETGEELRCQVSSNMYTIRNIGKFFIDHPESQPKMLAQAADILACLASNDTARKEIERSHLIIRKLISLLAEEIDDVQVQESSVRVSAAEALVLLTAPTREIGVLSTVSERSIKPVLSETKLEDMQRIVSLLSDESAEHRIMVTKFLQNLRSYQRAEYGDQLEIINKALPKVLEAIKIASDKIEGTGCADEPSGHEMEALITEQGKLLESFIGLCMQICISGNAKQFTDALRSAEITDDMFVQMLAKILEVYKSPTSDAPGIRRAVIQQMNWMMNEDQEYINIFLKHEMENALKEVAETALKLENYWFFRFGVKAFEHEESIYSLLSISPLLQGTIVRTHLL, encoded by the exons ATGATAAAAATGGAAAAAATTGCCGTCCTGGGGCGCGGAAGTTGGCGGAGGCATGCAAGCCCTTCAGAGTCCTTAAATGACTTGATTCAGGCATCGTACGAGTTAATAGGTGTCTTCATCTCTGGTAGATCTTGCTTCGCTGTCCTCTTCTCAAGTATCCTTGGACAAGTGCAGCTGGCCGCAATCATTGCTTGCATTGTTTTGTCTTCATTGCGTCTGAAAAGGCAAGATTATGTGGATCAACAGAATCAAGGGAACGATGATCATAAGAACATTAGGTGGTCTCTGAACATCTTCTATGCATTAGTGCTCAGCCAATGCATTCTCTATTTCCTGACTGGGATACTGGCAAACCCGTTGAAACGGATATGTGTAGTCTGTATGAAGTATAAGCTAGGAATTTGGGGGTTTCTAGCTCTTTCTCGCTATCTACAGGCATGCGTTTTGAAATGCATTAATGGAGATCTTCGTGAAGCAGTCAACATGGACTTGGTTTCCTTTGCAAAGCAGTTGTTGAACTCTGACCCACTGGACGACCAGCTGTTGGGAATTCGTATTCTTgaccacctcctcagaagcagggAAGACCAAGATGAACGCTACAAGGAAAAGGTGCTCACAAAGATTCGATCTTCTCTTGATACCATCGAGAAAGCAGTATACATGATGGGCTTGGACAGAGAGGTGGAACAAGATACCAGAGGGCACGCTGCGCGCATACTGCTGGAGCTCGCACCTGGCCTTCAAGTCGAGAGCTTTCCTGGTATTTTTCAGGCTATTTCTTCACTGCTTAGCGCACGCAAGACAAAGACCAGCGGAAGCTCCAGCAATTCAACCTGTGCGAGCAAAGAGCTCAAATTGCTTGGTGTGGATATTCTCGACAAACTCCTGACTAATCCAGAAAACTGTGCAGAGGTGAAGAATGCCAAGAACCTGCTCTCCAAGATCATACACATTACAAGCTGCCAGGATGAAAAGCTAGACTCCGATATTGATAAAAAGATAGTCGAAAACTCACTAGAAGTCTTGAGCAAGCTTGTGAGCACAGTTGGTGAGACCGGCGAGGAGCTCAGGTGCCAAGTGTCCAGTAATATGTACACCATAAGGAATATTGGCAAGTTCTTCATAGATCATCCTGAAAGCCAACCAAAGATGCTTGCTCAAGCAGCAGACATCCTTGCATGCCTAGCTTCAAATGACACTGCGAGAAAGGAGATAGAAAGGTCACACCTGATCATCCGGAAACTCATCAGTCTCCTAGCTGAAGAAATTGATGACGTCCAAGTCCAAGAAAGCTCCGTGAGAGTGTCGGCAGCCGAAGCGTTGGTATTGCTCACTGCTCCTACCAGAGAAATTGGTGTGCTCAGTACAGTGAGTGAAAGGAGCATCAAGCCAGTATTGTCAGAAACTAAGCTTGAAGACATGCAGCGAATTGTCTCGCTGCTCTCTGATGAGTCTGCAGAGCACAGAATTATGGTGACGAAATTCCTGCAGAATCTGCGGAGTTACCAGCGAGCAGAATATGGTGATCAGCTGGAGATAATCAACAAAGCTCTACCAAAG GTATTGGAAGCAATCAAAATTGCATCGGATAAAATAGAAGGGACAGGTTGTGCTGATGAACCTTCTGGTCAT GAAATGGAGGCGCTGATAACTGAACAAGGTAAGCTGCTGGAGAGCTTTATTGGCCTGTGCATGCAAATTTGCATCAGCGGGAatgcaaagcagttcaccgatgcgcTGAGGAGTGCTGAGATTACAGACGATATGTTCGTCCAGATGCTTGCAAAGATACTGGAAGTGTACAAGTCTCCAACTTCCGATGCTCCAGGCATAAGAAGGGCGGTGATTCAACAAATGAACTGGATGATGAATGAGGACCAAGAGTACATTAACATTTTCCTGAAGCATGAAATGGAAAATGCACTGAAAGAAGTAGCAGAGACGGCATTGAAGCTTGAGAACTATTGGTTCTTTCGTTTTGGCGTCAAAGCTTTTGAGCATGAGGAATCCATTTATTCTCTTCTCAGCATTTCGCCACTACTGCAG GGCACAATCGTGAGAACGCACCTACTATAA